Proteins found in one Bacillus subtilis subsp. subtilis str. 168 genomic segment:
- the yraF gene encoding putative spore coat protein (Evidence 3: Putative function from multiple computational evidences; PubMedId: 10066829, 22882546; Product type cp: cell process) has protein sequence MNNDHLDPINSLNVPELADTTFAMDFLIRAKEGVRNTAVALTETASPDVRALLRKQLMQGIAMHQEITELMISKKWFHPYELSEQYKLDQLSAKNTIMVGNMNLFPDETNRKGMFDRTPDEH, from the coding sequence TTGAATAATGATCATTTAGACCCCATTAATTCGCTGAATGTGCCTGAACTAGCAGACACTACATTCGCGATGGATTTTCTTATACGAGCTAAGGAAGGCGTAAGGAATACTGCTGTAGCTTTGACAGAAACCGCTTCACCAGATGTAAGAGCACTGCTTCGGAAACAGCTGATGCAAGGAATTGCGATGCACCAAGAGATTACGGAACTGATGATCAGCAAAAAGTGGTTCCATCCATATGAGCTGAGCGAACAGTATAAGCTGGATCAGCTCTCTGCAAAAAACACGATCATGGTCGGCAATATGAACCTCTTTCCTGATGAAACAAATCGCAAAGGGATGTTTGACCGGACACCTGATGAACACTAA
- the adhB gene encoding putative oxidoreductase (involving bacillithiol) (Evidence 3: Putative function from multiple computational evidences; PubMedId: 7926692, 17586670; Product type e: enzyme), which yields MKAVTYQGIKNVVVKDVPDPKIEKSDDMIIKVTSTAICGSDLHLIHGFIPNMQEDYVIGHEPMGIVEEVGSGVTKLKKGDRVIIPFNIACGECFFCKNQLESQCDQSNDNGEMGAYFGYSGQTGGYPGGQAEYLRVPFANFTHFKIPESCEEPDEKLSVIADAMTTGFWSVDNAGVKKGDTVIVLGCGPVGLFAQKFCWLKGAKRVIAVDYVNYRLQHAKRTNKVEIVNFEDHENTGNYLKEITKGGADVVIDAVGMDGKMSDLEFLASGLKLHGGTMSALVIASQAVRKGGTIQITGVYGGRYNGFPLGDIMQRNVNIRSGQAPVIHYMPYMFELVSTGKIDPGDVVSHVLPLSEAKHGYDIFDSKMDDCIKVVLKP from the coding sequence ATGAAGGCAGTAACGTATCAAGGCATTAAAAATGTTGTTGTCAAAGATGTCCCCGATCCAAAGATTGAAAAATCCGATGACATGATTATCAAAGTCACCAGTACAGCCATTTGCGGATCAGATTTACATTTAATCCATGGATTCATTCCGAATATGCAAGAAGACTATGTCATCGGCCATGAACCGATGGGAATCGTCGAAGAAGTTGGTTCTGGGGTGACTAAACTAAAAAAGGGAGATCGGGTAATTATTCCCTTTAATATAGCATGCGGGGAATGCTTTTTTTGTAAAAACCAGCTGGAAAGCCAATGTGATCAGTCTAATGACAATGGGGAAATGGGTGCTTATTTCGGCTATTCAGGGCAAACTGGCGGTTATCCAGGCGGGCAAGCTGAATATTTAAGAGTGCCGTTTGCGAATTTTACCCATTTTAAAATCCCTGAATCTTGTGAGGAACCCGATGAGAAATTAAGCGTGATTGCCGATGCCATGACCACCGGCTTTTGGAGTGTGGATAATGCCGGCGTAAAAAAAGGCGATACAGTTATCGTTCTCGGCTGCGGACCAGTCGGCCTGTTTGCTCAAAAGTTTTGTTGGCTAAAAGGCGCAAAACGCGTCATAGCAGTTGACTATGTAAACTATCGCTTACAGCATGCGAAACGTACAAACAAAGTAGAAATCGTTAATTTTGAAGACCATGAGAATACAGGGAATTATTTAAAGGAAATCACGAAAGGCGGAGCGGATGTAGTCATTGACGCTGTTGGGATGGATGGTAAAATGAGCGATCTCGAGTTCCTTGCCAGCGGCTTAAAGCTTCATGGCGGAACGATGAGTGCATTGGTCATTGCTTCCCAAGCTGTTCGCAAAGGAGGAACCATACAAATTACAGGTGTGTATGGAGGCAGATATAACGGTTTTCCGTTAGGAGATATTATGCAGCGAAACGTCAATATACGCTCTGGACAGGCTCCAGTGATCCACTATATGCCGTACATGTTTGAACTAGTATCGACAGGCAAAATTGATCCGGGAGATGTTGTCAGCCATGTCCTGCCGCTTAGTGAAGCCAAGCATGGCTATGACATTTTTGATTCAAAAATGGATGATTGTATCAAAGTTGTGTTAAAGCCTTAA